DNA from Arthrobacter sp. PvP023:
ACGGACGAGCACATCGTGTTTTCCGAGCCCAGCCGCGGCGTGTTCAAGTCGATCGTCATCCGGGACAACAAGATGGTGGGCGCCACCCTTCTCGGCGACAGCCGCAAGGTGGCCTACCTGACCCAGGCGTTCGACAAGGGGCTGCCCCTGCCGGAGGAGCGGATCGCCCTGATGTTCGACCTCGGCGGTCCCGCGGAGGAGCAGGGCGTGGCCGAACTCGACGACGACGCCCAGGTCTGCAACTGCAACGGCGTCAGCAAGAAGTCACTCGTGGACGTGGTTAAGGGCGGGTGCAACACCGTGGCCGGAGCCATGGACGCCACCCGGGCAGGCAAGGGCTGCGGTTCCTGCAAGCTGCTGGTGAAGCAGGTGGTGGAATGGGCTGCCGACGGCGCGGTGGAGGAGGACCCCGCCGCCAGCTACTACGTGCCGGGCATTCCACTGGACAAGCCCTCGCTGATGGCGGCCATCCGCAAGCAGGGACTCCGCTCCGTGTCCTCCGTGTTCGCCGCGCTGGCACCGGGCCGCGCGGAGGACGCCAAATCCAAGATGGGCCTCGCCTCACTCATGAAGATGATGCTTGCGGACCAGTACATCGACGAGCGGGACGCCCGGTTCATCAACGACCGCGTCCACGCCAACATCCAGCGCGACGGCACCTTCTCCGTGGTTCCGCAGATGAAGGGCGGCGTGACGTCCGTGCAGCAGCTGCGCCGGATTGCCGACGTCGCCGAGAAGCACAGTATTCCGCTGATCAAACTGACGGGCGGGCAGCGCATCGACCTTCTGGGTGTGCCCAAGGAGGACCTGCCGCAGGTCTGGGCGGACCTGGACATGCCCTCCGGCTACGCGTATGGGAAGAGCTTCCGCACCGTCAAGACCTGCGTGGGCAAGGACTTCTGCCGCTACGGCACCGGCGACTCCACCAAGCTGGGCATCGAGATCGAATCGCGGTTCCAGGGGATCGAGGCGCCAGCCAAGCTGAAGCTGGCCGTCTCGGGCTGCCCGCGGAACTGCGCTGAGTCGCTGGTCAAAGACGTGGGCGTGGTGGCGGTGGAAGGCGGCCGCTGGGAGATCTATGTCGGGGGAGCGGCCGGCGCCCACATCCGCAAGGGAGACCTGCTGGCCACCGTCGAGGACCCCGAAGAGGTCAAGGTGCTGACGGGCCGGTTCATGCAGTACTACCGGGAGAACGCCAACTGGCTGGAGCGGACCTACTCGTTCGTGCCGCGGGTGGGCATTGACCGCATCCGTGCCGTGGTGGTGGACGACGCGGAAGGCCTCGCAGCCGGACTGGACGCCGCCATGCAGGCGTCCGTGGACAGCTACGTGGATCCCTGGACCGAACGGGACGATCCGCTCACGCCCGGGCAGTTCCGCACCTCGCTGCCGCTCACGGTGCTTCCCCAGGTGCCGGTCCGATGAATGCCGGCCGCAATCTGGGCCCCGTCAGCCAGGTTCCCTTCGGGGAGGGGCGGGCGTTCGGCGTGGACGGCGAGCAGGTAGCCGTGTTCCGGCTCCGCGACGGCAGCCTGCGGGCGCTGTCCGCTGTCTGCCCGCACAAGGGCGGTCCGATCGCGGACGGCACCATCGATCAGGACGTGGTCCTGTGTCCGCTGCATCAGAACGCCTTCAGGCTGGACACCGGGTGCTCCACCACCGGCGCCGAACCTCTGACCAGCTACGACGTTCAAATCGACAACCATCAGAATATTATTCTGCGAATCTCCGCTAGGTAGCTAAATTAATTCGGCATATTCCGTTCCTGCTGTTGTCTGCGTCACTGACGGTTACGCGGGCCTTGTAAACTGGGGAGGCCGCGCGACCTTCGACGCCTTGCGAGTTTTTGTCCAGATAATTGCCCCAAACGGGGGATAAACCCGAATTATCTGGACAAAAACTCTGCGTTCCTGAGCCGGCCATACCCCGACCCACAAGGAACAGTTGTGCCACAAAGTACCCCAACAGAACTTAAGAGCCCGACGGCGCAATCCGCCGTCGTCGACTCCACCCTCAGTGCCGAGGGCTACAAGAAGTCCCTAAGCGGCCGCCAGGTCACCATGATCGCCATGGGCGGCGCCATCGGCGTCGGCCTCTTCATGGGTGCCGGCGGACGCCTGGCCTCTACGGGCCCCGCGCTGATTTTCTCCTACGCCATTGCCGGCGTCATCGCTTACCTGCTGATGCGTGCCCTGGGCGAGCTCATCATGTACCGCCAGACGTCGGGCTCGTTCGTCAGCTATGCCGGCGAAATGTTCGGCAAGAAGGGCGCGTATGTGTCCGGCTGGATGTACTTCATCAACTGGGCCATGACCGGCATCGCCGAGCTCATCGCGATCGGACTGTACTTCCAGTTCTTCTTCCCGAACGTGCCGGTGGAACTGACCGCCATCGCGGCCCTGCTGCTGCTCGTGGGCGTCAACCTCATGAGCGTCAAGGCGTTCGGTGAGTTCGAATTCTGGGCGTCCTGCCTCAAGGTCGGCGCCATCCTCATCTTCCTGGCCGTGGGCACCTTCATGGTGGTCACCAACGCCCAGGTGGGCGACGGCAACGCCTCGGTCAACAACCTCTTCGCAGCCGAAGGCGGGATGTTCCCCAAGGGCGCGCTGGTGATGATCCTGGTCCTGAACGCCGTGATCTTCGCCTACAACGGTATTGAGCTCGTCGGCATCACGGCCGGTGAAATGCAGGACCCCGCCAAGGAAGTGCCCAAGGCAATCCGCGCCGTGGTCTTCCGCATCGTGGTGTTCTATGTCGGTTCGGTGACCCTGCTGGCCATGCTGCTGCCCTCGGACCAGTACGTGGCAGGCACGTCGCCGTTCGTCACCGTGTTCGGCCAGATGGGCCTGGGCTGGATGGGCGATGTCATGAACATGATCGTCATCACCGCCGCACTGTCCTCCTGCAACTCGGGCCTGTACTCGATCGGCCGGATCTTCCGCACCATGGCCAACAACGGACACGCTCCGGAGTGGCTGACCCGGATGTCCAAGAGCCACGTGCCGTACGCGGCCATCCTGGCTATCGGCGCCGTCTACCTGGTCGGCATCCTGCTGAACATCTGGCTGGGCGGCTCGCACGCCTTCGACCTCGCGCTCAATTCCGCGTCGATCGGCGTGATCTTCACCTGGGGCGCCATCTTCGCCAGCCAGATCGCGCTGCGCAAGACTAAGGGCAAGGTTTCCTCCCTGCCCGCGCCCGGCGGAACCTGGAGCAGCTGGGCCGGCCTGGTTGCCCTGCTTGCCATCACCGTGCTGATCGGCTTCGACACCATGACCAGCAAGACCGGCGAGGTTTTCCACCTGGGCCTGTGGACCCTTGCCACCATTCCGTTCTTCGTTCTGGTGCTGTGGCTCGGCTGGCAGAAGGTCAAGGACAACGAGCCGAAGAGCGAGCTCTTCAGCTAACGCTGTTCACCCAAGCAGTACGACGACGGCAATGACGACGACGGCAGCGGTCACCTCACGAGGTGGCCGCCGCCGTCGTTCGCGCCCGGTACTTCAGGTGTTAGTCCTTCAGGTGTTTGGCGAAATGGTCTTCGATCCGTTGCCAGGCTTCGGCAGCCGCTTCAGGATCCGGCTTGATGCCCATCACCCGGAACAGCGGGCGGAGGAGCCGGGGGCCCTCCTCGGCGTCATTCATGAAGGCGTGGCCGGCGCCGTCGAATTCCTTGATGTCGTGTTCGACGCCGAGCCCCTCCAGCGTCGCTTCGAGTTTCGCTGCTGCTCCGGGCAGGGTGCGGTCCGCCTTGCCGAAGTTGCCCACCACGGGGCACGCGCCCGCCAAGGCTTCCTCCGGATTCTTCGGCAGCCTGCCGTAGTTGACGGCGGCAGCGTCGAAGCCCTTGTTGGCGAGGAGCAAGGCGAAGCCGCCGCCCATGCAAAATCCGATCACCCCCACCTTGCCGTTGGTGCGGCCGGACTTCTCCAGCCAGGCCTGCGCAATGGCCAGGTCCGTGAAAGCCTGGCCGGAGCCGGACGCCATCGACCGCATGGTGGAGACTATGCAGCGCCGCATGCCGCCGTTGCTGAAAAGGTCCACCGCCAGCGTCAGGTAGCCGGCGGCTGCCAGCCGGTCCGCCTGGCGGCGTGAAATGTCGTTGAGGCCGAATGCTTCGTGGATCATCAGGACGGCGGGGAACGGGCCCGGTCCCGCGGGTTCAGCCAGGTACCCGCGCAGGTTCGGGGAGCCGGTTCCGGCAGCGCCTGCGGGCGTGGCCGCGTTCCTTCCGGCGCCGCTGAGGTCGATGATCGTCATGGTGCGGACCTTCCGTTGGCGGTTGCTGTCCACCCGAGAATCTCACAAAAACGGCGGGCATCCCCCAAAGGAATGCCCGCCGTTTTTTCCAAGACAGTGGCCGTGGCCGCCGCCTAGGGTGCATTAGTCTCTTTTGAACTCGTCCTTCACGTTTTCGCCAACTTTCTTGGCGTCGGCAACAACCTGGTCCTTCTGACCCTCTGCGCGCAGACGGTCATTGTCCGTGGCGTTGCCGGCCGCTTCCTTGGCCTTGCCGCCAAGGTGCTCTGCTTCGTTCTGAATTTTGTCTCCGATACCCATGGTGTGTTCCACCTCTCGTTTCCGGTAAAAAAACTAAGCACATTCACCCTAACACGAAGCATACTTACTAAATCAAGCGGGCTGGAGCGGCACCCCTCCGCCACTTTGGCCCCGCCGCCACTTTCGCCGCGTCCGCACAGCGGGCCGGAGCGGCACCCCTCCGCCACGTCGCGTCCGCACAGCGGTCAGTGCAGCGTCGCCGCCGACGCTTGTCGGCGCTCCCGGATAGGCTCGAAGGCATGGACCACAAGACCACGCTCACGCATCACGTCAATGCCAGTCCGGACAAGGTCTGGGCCGTGATCTCGGACATCCCGGGCTCCGCCGCCACCCTCTCCGGAGTCGACTCCGTCCAGATGCTCAGCGAGGGCGGATACGGCGAAGGTACCCGGTGGAAGGAAACCCGGACCATGATGGGCCGGGCGGAAACCGTCGAAATGTGGGTGTCCCAGGCTGAGCCGCCGTCGCCCACGCGGGCCGGAACCACCACGGTCAAGGCGCTCCAGGGCGGTGCCGACTACACCACGCGGTTCATCCTTGCCGGGCGGGACGGCGGGACCGACCTCACCTTGACCTTCGGCGCCCGGATGGCCAGGGCCACTTTCCTGAGCAAGGTCATGCTGGCCCTTTTCGGCAGGATCGGCATGAGCATCACCCGGAAGGCGCTGGCCAGGGACGTCGCCGAGATTGCAGCGAAGGCCGAGTCCCTCTGATGGCGGACGGTCGCGCGGCAGGAAGGGCACCCAAGGCGCCCAAGGTGACGGCCCCCAGGCTCTCCCCGGTCAGGCTGGAGGAGCTGCGGGACGAGCCCGCACCGGACCTCCAGCGGGGCGAACGGTACGACGGCCTCAGGTTCAGCCGTGCCGATGCCGACGGCCTCGAGCTCAGCGGCACGGACTTCGCCGAGTGCGCCTTCGACGGGGTCTCCTTCAACGAGACGCAGCTGCGCGGCGCGACGTTCCGGGACTGCATCCTGGCCGAAATGTACGCCCCGGTGCTGACCGCGGCGCGGGCTACGCTGCGGGATGTGGAGATCGGCAATCCCCGGTGGGGTTCGGCGGAGCTGTACGAGAGCGGCTGGACGTCGGTGCGGATCGACGGCGGGAAGCTGGACTACGTGAACCTGCGCGGCTCCAGGCTGACGGATGTGCAGATCAGCGACTGCATCATCAACGAGCTGGACCTGGGCTCGGTGACGGGGATCCGGGTGGCGCTGAAGAACTGCACCATCGGCACGCTCGATCTCGCCGGCGCCAAGCTCAAGGACTTCGACCTGCGCGGCACGGACTTCCGCACCATCAGCGGACTCGGAAGCCTGTCCGGTGTAGTGATCGACGACTACCAGCTGAGCCTGCTGGCCCCGCTACTGGCAGCCCACCTCGGCGTCACTGTCCTCTAAATATGCTGGAGTTTTTGTCCACTTATTGCGTCCAAAAGCGCTCTTATCTCGCGATAAGTGGACAAAAACTCAAGCAGCAGGATGGGACCTTGGTTGACCCCTTGCGGCCGCAGTGTAATCTTTATAGAACGAACGGTCGGTAAATTAGTCGCCAGGCTCTTGCCGCCGCAGATGACATTGCCGTTAATCGCGTGAAGGGTGTTTCCATGGCCTCAGCAGTAGCAGGACCGCAGGCATTTTTGGTAGGCGGTGCCCGCACACCGGTGGGCCGCTACGGAGGCGCGCTCTCCGCTGTACGACCCGACGACCTTGCCGCCCTGGTGGTCCGCGAGGCCGTCTCCCGCGCAGGCCTTGACCCTGATTCCATCGACGAAGTGATACTCGGCAACGCCAACGGCGCCGGCGAGGAAAACCGCAACGTGGCCCGCATGGCCACCCTGCTGGCCGGGCTTCCCCTCCACATTCCCGGCATCACGGTCAACCGGCTTTGCGCCTCCGGCCTGAGCGCCATCATCATGGCCAGCCAGATGATCAAGTCCGGAGCGGCGGACATCGTCATTGCCGGCGGCGTGGAATCCATGAGCCGGGCACCCTGGGTACAGGAAAAACCGCAGACGGCGTTCGCGAAGCCCGGCGCCATCTTCGACACGTCCATCGGCTGGCGGTTCGCCAACCCGCTGTTCCAGAAGGGCGAGCTGTCCCGGGACGGCAAAATGACCTACTCCATGCCGGAAACGGCGGAGGAAGTGGGCCGGGTGGACGGCATTTCCCGCGAGGACGCCGATGCCTTCGCGGTCCGCTCCCACGAACGGTCGCTCGCGGCCATCGCCGCCGGCCGGTTCAAGGATGAGATCGTCCCGGTGACGGTGAAGACCCGCAAGGGCGAAACAGTGGTTGACACGGACGAGGGCCCCCGCGCCGGCACCACCATGGACGTGCTCTCCGGACTCCGCCCCGTGGTCAAGGGCGGCTCGATTGTCACCGCCGGCAACTCCTCCACGCTGAACGACGGCGCCTCCGCCATCATCGTGGCGTCCGAAGCGGCCATCCAGAAGCTGGGCCTCACCCCGCGCGCCCGCATCATCGACGGCGCCTCCGCCGGCTGCGAGCCCGAGATCATGGGCATCGGCCCCGTCCCCGCCACGCAGAAAGTGCTGGGCCGGAGCGGCTACAGCGTTGGCGACCTCGGCGCCGTCGAACTTAACGAAGCGTTCGCCACCCAGTCGCTGGCCAGCATGCGCCGGCTCGGGCTGGACCCGGAGATTGTGAACCGCGACGGCGGTGCCATCAGCCTGGGGCACCCGCTCGGTTCCAGCGGCTCACGGATCGCCATCACCCTGCTGGGGCGGATGGAACGCGAGGACGCCAGGATGGGCCTCGCCACCATGTGCATCGGCGTCGGCCAGGGCACCGCGATGCTGTTGGAGCGCGTGTAATGACGGCCCCGGAAAGCGCGAACGGACACTTGGGCACCCTGGACTTCCGCACCCTCCTGGTCGAGGAGCGGGACGACCGCGTGGTGGTGCTCCTCAACCGCCCCGAGGTCCGGAACGCCATCGACCAGCAGATGGTGGACGAACTCCACGTCGTCTGCGCCGCGCTGGAGCAGAACCCCAAAGTGCTCATCATTGCGGGCACCGACGGCGTCTTCGCCTCGGGCGCGGACATCGCCCAGCTGCGTGACCGGCGCCGGGACGATGCCCTGCAGGGCATCAACTCCACGATCTTCGTCCGGATCGCGAAGCTGCCCATGCCCGTGATCGCCGCCCTGGACGGCTACTGCCTGGGCGGGGGTGCGGAGCTGGCGTACGCCGCGGACTTCAGGATCGGGACGCCCAGCGTCCGAATCGGCAACCCGGAGACCGGCCTGGGCATCCTCGCAGCTGCCGGCGCCAGCTGGCGGCTGAAGGAGCTGGTGGGCGAACCCGTTGCAAAGCAGATCCTGCTGGCTGGCCTGGTGCTCCGCGCCGAGCAGGCCCTGGCCGTCAACCTCATCACGGAGATCCATGAGGCGCCCGTGCTGATGGACGGCGCGCATAGCCTGGCGGACCGCATTGCGCGGCAGGATCCGCTGGCCGTGCGGATCACCAAGTCTGTGTTCCACACCCCCGCCGAGGCGCACCCGCTGATCGACCAGCTGGCACAGGGGATCCTGTTCGAATCCCAGGCGAAGTTCGACCGGATGCAGGCTTTCCTGGACAAGAGAACAGATAAGAAATCTGCCAAGAATTCAGATCAATCAGACGGGACGAAGTAACCATGGGCAATTCCGTACTTCCGGCGGGCCTTCCCGCAACTGTCGGCGTCCTCGGCGGCGGCCGGATGGGGGCGGGCATCGCCCACGCCTTCCTGATCAACGGAGCCAACGTCCTGGTGGTGGAGCGGGACGAGGCCTCGGCCGAAGCCGCCCGGGAACGCGTCGAGTCCGCGGCCGCCAAGAGCATCGAGCGCGGCGCCACGGACGGCAACCTGGACGAAATGGTGTCGCGGCTCTCCGTGACGGTGGACTATGACGACTTCAAGGACCGCCAGTTGGTGGTGGAGGCCGTTCCGGAGGACTGGGACCTGAAGGTCTCCTCTCTCCGCGGAATCGAGGAGCGCCTCTCCGACGACGCCTACCTCGCCTCCAACACGTCCTCTCTGTCCGTCAACGGCCTGGCCCGCGAACTCAAGCGCCCGGGGAACTTCCTGGGCCTGCACTTCTTCAACCCGGTTCCCGCGTCCACGCTCATCGAGGTGGTACTCGGCGAGCAGACGGCCCCGGACCTGGCCGCCGCGGCGAAAAGGTGGGTGGAGGCGCTCGGCAAGACCGCCGTCGTCGTCAATGACGCTCCCGGCTTTGCCTCGTCGCGCCTGGGCGTGGCCATTGCCCTGGAAGCCATGCGCATGGTGGAGGAAGGCGTCGCGTCCGCAGAGGACATCGACAACGCCATGGTGCTGGGCTACAAGCACCCCACCGGGCCGCTGCGGACCACTGACATTGTGGGCCTGGACGTCCGGCTGGGCATCGCGGAGTACCTGCAGTCCACGCTGGGGGAGCGCTTCGCTCCGCCGCAAATCCTGCGCGACAAAGTGGCCCGCGGCGAACTGGGCCGGAAAACGGGCAAAGGATTCTTCGACTGGCCGGCTTAGGGTTCGAGGCCCATTGTGCGGTCCGGGCGGGTTCCGGGCCTTGCGTCCGGAAAGCTGAGGACCCGGAAAGCCTAGCGCCCGGCCCGCGCGTCGAGGGCGGACTTCAGGCCGTTCATCGCGGGGTCCCGGAGCGACATGAACGCCGGCTTCATGAACGGTTCAATGAGCTTGAGCGCGCCCTTGAGCTGGAATTCCGCCGTGTACTGCACCGTGCAGCCGGTCCCGTCCGGGGAGACGTCGATCGAGTCCTCGGAGATGACGGTTTTGTTTTGGCCCCGGAGCTTGATGTGGCTGCCGGTCAGCTCCACCACTTCGTAGATGAGGGTCTGACGCTTGCCCCGGAACTCCGCTTCGGCGTGGTACCTGTGGCCCATGGCAACGGGGCCCTCGGAGAGCTTCTTCACCACAGGGGTGCCCGGATCCCATTCAGCGGTGTGTTCGAAGGCTGACAGGTAGGTAAAGGCTTCCTCTGCCCCGAGGGGAGAGCTGACGGTTCCCGCTACTGTGATCATCCCAACAGCCTAGCCGCTGCCCCTAGGATGGTCCGGTGACTTCCATCGAACCCATCACGCTGACCGGTCAACACGTCGTTCTCGAACCGCTGAGCCACGCGCACCACGACGGCCTGGTGGAGGCTGCCCGCGACGGTGAACTCTGGAAGCTCTGGTACACCAGCGTGCCCGGCCCGGAGGGCATGGCCGCAGAGATCGACCGCCGGCTCCGGCTCCAGGAAGTCGGCTCCATGCTCCCGTTCACCACGCGCCTCCTTGATCCCGCCACCGGCGGTCCCGGCCGGGTGATCGGGATGACCACGTACATGAATATCGACGCCGCCACTCCCCGCGTGGAGATCGGTTCCACGTGGAATGCGGCTTCTTCGCACGGCACCGGAACCAACGCGGACTCCAAGCTGCTCCTGCTCCGGCACGCCTTTGAAACGCTGGGTTGCCCGGCCGTCGAGTTCCGGACGCACTGGCTCAACCACCAGTCCCGGGAGGCGATTGCGCGGCTCGGAGCCAAGCAGGACGGCGTGCTCCGCAGCCACACCCGGACGGCTGACGGGCAGCTCCGGGACACTGTGGTGTTCTCGATCCTCGAACATGAGTGGCCCATGGTCCGTGCCGGCCTGGAGTTCCGGCTGGCCAAGCGGCGCTAGACGGCCGAGCCCCGGATCGGGGAGCCATGGCCCACGCGGTCCGGATTGGCCAGGCCCCTACCTCGCCAACAGGCCACTACCTCGCCAAGGTGCCCGGCTTGACCTCCGCCATCACCGCCGTGGCATAGGCGCGGTGCCCGGTGGGGGTCGGGTGGAAGTTGGAATCCGCCAAGGGATTCCCGCCGTCGTAGGCGATCCACGGATCGGTGGAGTTCACGGCATGCCCGGCAAACCTCGCTGTGACGTCGACAAACTGCGCGTTCGCCCCGAAAGCATTGGCATTTGAAACTGCCGTGGCGATGGCGGTGTTGAGATTGTCGGTGGCCCGGTTGATGAGCCGCTGCTCTTCCGCGGAAAAATACGGGTTCCCGTCCGCCGGCTCGAACAGCCTTGGATACCCCAGGACGGCGATCTTCGCGGACGGAGCCGCCGTGTGAATCCGCCCGTAGGTGTAAGCGAGCGCCTCACCCACCTGACCCATCCCGCTTTCGGAGGACGCCACAGCGCCGGCGCACACTTCATCGCCGTAGGCGGCGCAGGCGCCCAGCACCTGGCTCACTCCCGCGTCGTTGGCTCCGGCGGTGATGGTGACGATTCCGGTGGACGGATTCAGTTTCCCTGCGCCGACGAGGCCCGTGAGCTGGGTGGTTACGCTGATTTGTTTCTGGAGCGGGTCATCGCCCGAAAAAAGGAGTGCCCCGTGGCAGGCGGCATTGACCACCAGGGACACTCGGCCTGTTTTGTCGACGTCGGCAACGTACCCCGGGCTGCTCTGCCAGCACGTCGCTTCGGGCGGCCTGACGGCCGCACCCGCACCGGTTCCCGCAGTGTAGGAGTCACCTACCGCTATGTAATCAAGTGCCCCTGCAGGCGCCGCTCCCGCCGGCCCTGCCGCGGTTCCCAAAGCCAGGGCCAGCGTTGCCAGGCCGGCAGCGTACGCCGCGCGCCGCCGTCGTAATATCCGGTCACTCATCAGTTTCCCCTTTGTGCTGAACTGTGCGCCGGGCTGTGGGCCGCGGGCCGGCGGCCAAGCCGCAAGTACGCCCAACGGTACCCGGCGGCCCGCCCGCCGGACACGGGCCGGAATACCCGTTTATTCGCAGGGCGCCACCCCATTTTCCGGCGGGTACCCGTGCCGGATGACGGGGGTCTGTGATTAGCTGTCTGGATGGAACAGCCTGGACAGCCCGTGCACTGGGACGGAGCCGTGAATGCCTGGCGCATTTCCGGCAGCGTGTTCCGGATGGGGCGCCGGGAATGGGTTACCGAGACGGGCTGGAAACAGGCGTACGACGACGGCGTCCGCACCGTGATCGACCTCCGGAACCCCTCGGAACACGGACTGAGGGACACGGACCCCGCTGTTGGCGCTGAGGTGCTGGCGGCGTTCGACGTGGTGCATGCTCCCACGGAGGAGCCGGACCACCCGGAGTTCAAAGAGTTGTGCTCCCCGTACCTGAACGATCCTGCCTGCTACGCGGCCAATGCCCGGCTGTTTCCGGACAAGCTGGTGGCCGTCTTCAAGGCGGTTGCCGCGGCACGCGCCGGTGTGGTGATCCACTGCTCCGCGGGCCGGGACCGCAGCGGAATGGTGGCTGCGATGCTCCAGGACCTCTCCGGCGCCGGCGACCATGAGATTGTGTCCGGTTACCAGGCGGCCATGCGGGGCATCAATGAGCGCCACCGGCTCGTCGGTCCGCCGCACAAACACGAGCGCTACCTGGCGGAGGACGTCCTGGTGCCGCTGCTGGAGAAGCGCGGCGGCGGAACCCTGGAATTCGTCCGCGGCCTGGATACCCGGAACTATCTCTTGCGGCACGGGGTCACCGTGGCCGAACTGGATGCCATCCGCTCCCGGCTGGCAGCCAGGGTGACGACGTAAACACACTATGGGGGACACCTTGACGCATCATTCCGGCCGGAACCAGTTCAACCGCGCCCTGGGGCTGGCCGCTTGTGCCGCCCTGGCGTTCGGCGGTACGTTCCTGGCTGTCCCCGCCGTCGCAGAGTCCGGTTCGCCGGTTCCCGACCCCTCCGTATCGGCGCCGGCCGTATCCACGCCTGCACCCGCCGCGACTGCGCCCCCGGCGACGGCATCGCCCCCTGCGGGCGGTTCCGCACCCGCCATCAGCGACGCCGGCCTGACGGAGGCCATCCTCCGCGACCTGGGCATGACACTGGAGCAGTTCAACGCGGCCGGTGACCAGGGCAAACGCGCGGCCGACGCCGTTGCCTCCTTGCGCGGATTGCCCGGCTACGTGGGAATCAGCTTGAAAGACGGCCGGATTGTGGTCGAGGGCAGCGGCCCGGAGCTCGACGCCCGGGTGGCGGAACTCAATGCCGCGGGAACCGGAGATTTTGTGCTTGTGGCGTCCAGTGCGGTGCCGGCGGCGCCGGCCGCATCACCGGCACCTTCAGCGTCCGCCCCCTCAGGGGCAGCCCAGCCTGCGCCGGAACGCGTCGCGGCCAGCACGGACCAGCTGTTCAAGGACTACGTCCGCGAGGTCGGCGCCGAAGGCCTCCAGGCTGTGGCGTATGCCAACGGCAGCTTTGTGATCCGCACCGGCGGCACCAACCAGCCGGAGGCCGAAGGCGCCCCGGCCAACCCGGCAACCCCCGGGCGCTTGGCGGCGTCGCCCTCGCCGTCCGAATTCGTGGCGCGCTATTCAAACGTCCGCCTGGAAGAGGGCGCACCGCTTGCCCCGGAGGAGGACTTCTTCGGCGGGCAAGGCTACGTCCTCAACAACGGCGTCATCTGCTCCGCCGGTTACGGTGCGTACAGCCCGGACGGGAAACCGCTGGTCCTCACTGCCGGCCACTGCACCGAAGACGGCACCCTCACCACGGCCAACGTGGAGAGCCCGGAATCGCCCGCGAACAAACTTCTCGGCACCCTGGGCTTCAGCCAGTTCGGCGGCCCGGGCAACTCCTGGATCACGGGCGACGAGGCCAACCCCGGAAACGTGGGCACGGACATCGCGGAGATCGGGGACATCCGGCCGGGCCTTGACGTTCAACCCGCAACCTCCCGCTGGGATGCGCCCGCGGACCCCGGATCCACGGCCGTGAAGATCATCGGAACCGCGTCGCCGTCGCCCGGACAGGCCGTCTGCCGGTCCGGCCGGACTGCCCGCTGGTCCTGCGGCACCGTGGACGAAGTGGGCATCTACGTCGTGGGCGGTTTCACCGCCGACCCGTCCGACCTCCGGGCCTTCCGCGGCTTCCTGTCCACCTCCGTCCAGTCCAGCGGCGGCGACTCCGGCGGACCTTGGATCAGCGGCAACTTCGCCGTCGGCACCCACTCCGCGGGGGACCGGGTTGTTCCCGGCCAGCCGATCAACAACTTCGCCGTTGCCACCACGCTGGAAGACGCCATGACCCGGCTTCCCGGCGTGCAGCTTCAGCTGTTCCTCAACAAACCCCTGCTCACCGAACCGGCCGACGGCGGCGGAGTGGCACTCGGCCAGACCATCACCGGGCAGGTCCCGGCGGCCCCCGCCTCCGCCGTCGCCGCGGGATCGAAGGTCCGCATCACCGTGCCCGGGCACGAAC
Protein-coding regions in this window:
- a CDS encoding pentapeptide repeat-containing protein; translated protein: MADGRAAGRAPKAPKVTAPRLSPVRLEELRDEPAPDLQRGERYDGLRFSRADADGLELSGTDFAECAFDGVSFNETQLRGATFRDCILAEMYAPVLTAARATLRDVEIGNPRWGSAELYESGWTSVRIDGGKLDYVNLRGSRLTDVQISDCIINELDLGSVTGIRVALKNCTIGTLDLAGAKLKDFDLRGTDFRTISGLGSLSGVVIDDYQLSLLAPLLAAHLGVTVL
- a CDS encoding thiolase family protein — its product is MASAVAGPQAFLVGGARTPVGRYGGALSAVRPDDLAALVVREAVSRAGLDPDSIDEVILGNANGAGEENRNVARMATLLAGLPLHIPGITVNRLCASGLSAIIMASQMIKSGAADIVIAGGVESMSRAPWVQEKPQTAFAKPGAIFDTSIGWRFANPLFQKGELSRDGKMTYSMPETAEEVGRVDGISREDADAFAVRSHERSLAAIAAGRFKDEIVPVTVKTRKGETVVDTDEGPRAGTTMDVLSGLRPVVKGGSIVTAGNSSTLNDGASAIIVASEAAIQKLGLTPRARIIDGASAGCEPEIMGIGPVPATQKVLGRSGYSVGDLGAVELNEAFATQSLASMRRLGLDPEIVNRDGGAISLGHPLGSSGSRIAITLLGRMEREDARMGLATMCIGVGQGTAMLLERV
- a CDS encoding enoyl-CoA hydratase/isomerase family protein — protein: MTAPESANGHLGTLDFRTLLVEERDDRVVVLLNRPEVRNAIDQQMVDELHVVCAALEQNPKVLIIAGTDGVFASGADIAQLRDRRRDDALQGINSTIFVRIAKLPMPVIAALDGYCLGGGAELAYAADFRIGTPSVRIGNPETGLGILAAAGASWRLKELVGEPVAKQILLAGLVLRAEQALAVNLITEIHEAPVLMDGAHSLADRIARQDPLAVRITKSVFHTPAEAHPLIDQLAQGILFESQAKFDRMQAFLDKRTDKKSAKNSDQSDGTK
- a CDS encoding 3-hydroxyacyl-CoA dehydrogenase family protein, whose product is MGNSVLPAGLPATVGVLGGGRMGAGIAHAFLINGANVLVVERDEASAEAARERVESAAAKSIERGATDGNLDEMVSRLSVTVDYDDFKDRQLVVEAVPEDWDLKVSSLRGIEERLSDDAYLASNTSSLSVNGLARELKRPGNFLGLHFFNPVPASTLIEVVLGEQTAPDLAAAAKRWVEALGKTAVVVNDAPGFASSRLGVAIALEAMRMVEEGVASAEDIDNAMVLGYKHPTGPLRTTDIVGLDVRLGIAEYLQSTLGERFAPPQILRDKVARGELGRKTGKGFFDWPA
- a CDS encoding SRPBCC family protein, with amino-acid sequence MITVAGTVSSPLGAEEAFTYLSAFEHTAEWDPGTPVVKKLSEGPVAMGHRYHAEAEFRGKRQTLIYEVVELTGSHIKLRGQNKTVISEDSIDVSPDGTGCTVQYTAEFQLKGALKLIEPFMKPAFMSLRDPAMNGLKSALDARAGR
- a CDS encoding GNAT family N-acetyltransferase, translated to MTSIEPITLTGQHVVLEPLSHAHHDGLVEAARDGELWKLWYTSVPGPEGMAAEIDRRLRLQEVGSMLPFTTRLLDPATGGPGRVIGMTTYMNIDAATPRVEIGSTWNAASSHGTGTNADSKLLLLRHAFETLGCPAVEFRTHWLNHQSREAIARLGAKQDGVLRSHTRTADGQLRDTVVFSILEHEWPMVRAGLEFRLAKRR
- a CDS encoding SGNH/GDSL hydrolase family protein, with the protein product MSDRILRRRRAAYAAGLATLALALGTAAGPAGAAPAGALDYIAVGDSYTAGTGAGAAVRPPEATCWQSSPGYVADVDKTGRVSLVVNAACHGALLFSGDDPLQKQISVTTQLTGLVGAGKLNPSTGIVTITAGANDAGVSQVLGACAAYGDEVCAGAVASSESGMGQVGEALAYTYGRIHTAAPSAKIAVLGYPRLFEPADGNPYFSAEEQRLINRATDNLNTAIATAVSNANAFGANAQFVDVTARFAGHAVNSTDPWIAYDGGNPLADSNFHPTPTGHRAYATAVMAEVKPGTLAR